In the Acidimicrobiales bacterium genome, CTTGACGTCGTAGTCGGCGGCCTGGATGAGCTTGAGGAGGATGTTCTCGACGTCCTCCCCCACGTAGCCGGCCTCGGTCAGCGCCGTGGCGTCGGCGATGGCGAACGGCACGTTCAGCATCCGCGCCAGCGTCTGTGCCAGCAGCGTCTTGCCGCAGCCTGTGGGGCCCAGGAGGAGGATGTTGGACTTGGCCAGCTCGACCTCGGCGTCGTGGTAGGCGTCGGCCTGGACCCGCTTGTAGTGGTTGTAGACGGCCACGGACAGGATCTTCTTGGCCCGGTCCTGGCCGATCACGTAGTCGTCGAGGAAGGTGAAGATCTCGCGGGGCTTGGGAAGCTCGTCGAAGCGCAGCTCCGACGACTCGGCCAGCTCCTCCTCGATGATGTCGTTGCAGAGGTCGATGCACTCGTCGCAGATGTAGACGCCGGGCCCGGCGATGAGCTTCTTGACCTGCTTCTGCGACTTGCCGCAGAAGCTGCACTTGACCAGATCACCGCCGTCTCCGAACTTGGCCACCGCTGCTCTCCCCCCAGATCCTCAGCTGACCCCGGCAGCCTGCGGCAGGTCCGCCAGCTCCCGGGTCGTGATCACTTCGTCAATGATGCCGTACTCGCGAGCTTCCTCGGCGCTCATGATGAAGTCGCGGTCGGTGTCGGACTTCACCCGCTCCACGCTCTGCCCCGTGTCGTGGGCGATCATCTCGTTGAGCAGGTCCCGCATGCGCAGGATCTCTTTGGCCTGGATCTCGATGTCGGCCGCCTGGCCGGCCGCCCCCCCGTAGGGCTGGTGGAGCAGGATCCGGGCATGGGGCAGGGCGTAGCGCTTGCCCGTGGTTCCGGCGGCGAGCAGCACGGCGGCGGCCGAGGCCGCCTGCCCGTAGCAGAAGGTGGAGATCGTCGGCTTGATGTACTTCATGGTGTCGTAGATCGCGAACAGCGCTGTGATGTCCCCGCCCGGGGAGTTGATGTAGAGGCTGATCTCCTTGTCGACGTTCTCGGCCTCCAGGAACAGCATCTGGGCGCAGATGAGGTTGGCGATGGTGTCGTCGATGGGTGTCCCCAGGAAGATGATGTTCTCCTTGAGCAGCCGCGAGTACAGGTCGTAGGCCCGCTCGCCCCGATTGCTCGACTCCACGACCGTGGGAACGAGGTAGTTGTACACGGGCTGGATCACTCTTGGATCTCCGCTTCCTCTGCTCCCGAGGGTGCAGCGTTCGGGTTGGGCGACAGGAGCGCCCGGTCGACCGTGTTGCCCTCCTCGTCGACGATCTCCACGTGCTCGACGAGCCATTCGAGGGCTTTCGACTTGCGTACATCCGAGCGTACCGTAGCGATGGCGTCCTGCTGTTCCAGCTGGCGACGGACCTCGGACGGCTTGCGCTGCATCCGTTCGGCCAACCGGCCGATCTCCTCGTCGAGCTCCTCGTCGGTCGCCTCGATGCGCTCGGCATCGGCGACGGCCCGCAAGGCCAGGTCGGCCTTGACGCCGGCGATGGCCTCCTCCCGGAGGGAGGCGATGAACTCCTCCTCGGTGGACCCCGAGGCCTCGAGGTACTGGGCGACGGTGGCCCCTCGGGAGTCGAGACGCCTGGCCAGCTCTTCGACCCGCCGCTCCATCTCCGGGCGCACCATGGGCTCGGGCACGTCGTCGGCCACCAGCTCGGCCAGGGCCTTGATCGACTCCTCCCGCACGGCGAGGGTCGCCTGGAGCCGGCGCCCGGCGCTGACCCGCTGCATGAGGTCGGCGCGCAGCTCCTCGACCGTGTCGAACTCCGAGGCCTCGCTCGCCCACCCGTCGGTGACCTCGGGGAGGACCTGCTCCTTCACGTCCTTCACCAAGACCTGGAACGAGACGGGTCCGGACTCGTCGATGGTGGCGTCGAAGGTGACGATGTCACCGACCTTGGCGCCCACCAGCGCCGTGTCGAGCTCCGGGACGACGATGCCACTGCCGACCTGGTACAGGTAGTCGTCCGCCGTCAGCCCGGCGACCGTCTCCCCCTCCCGCTCGCCCTTGATGTCGATGAAGACGTGGTCGCCGTCGGTGGCCGGCCGGTCGACGACACGCAGCTCGGCGGACTGCTGGCGCAAGCGGTCGATGTGGCGTTCGATCTCGGCCTCGTCGGCCACGGGCGACGGGATGGTGACCCGAAGGCC is a window encoding:
- a CDS encoding ATP-dependent Clp protease proteolytic subunit, coding for MIQPVYNYLVPTVVESSNRGERAYDLYSRLLKENIIFLGTPIDDTIANLICAQMLFLEAENVDKEISLYINSPGGDITALFAIYDTMKYIKPTISTFCYGQAASAAAVLLAAGTTGKRYALPHARILLHQPYGGAAGQAADIEIQAKEILRMRDLLNEMIAHDTGQSVERVKSDTDRDFIMSAEEAREYGIIDEVITTRELADLPQAAGVS
- the tig gene encoding trigger factor; the protein is MKAVVEPLEGNKVKLSVEVDEQEFEKAVDAAFKKIAREVRVPGFRPGKAPRRLLEARIGAGVARQEALRESLPDFYAKALREADVDPIAAPEIDITAGESEGPVAFDAVVEVRPQVSVAGYGGLRVTIPSPVADEAEIERHIDRLRQQSAELRVVDRPATDGDHVFIDIKGEREGETVAGLTADDYLYQVGSGIVVPELDTALVGAKVGDIVTFDATIDESGPVSFQVLVKDVKEQVLPEVTDGWASEASEFDTVEELRADLMQRVSAGRRLQATLAVREESIKALAELVADDVPEPMVRPEMERRVEELARRLDSRGATVAQYLEASGSTEEEFIASLREEAIAGVKADLALRAVADAERIEATDEELDEEIGRLAERMQRKPSEVRRQLEQQDAIATVRSDVRKSKALEWLVEHVEIVDEEGNTVDRALLSPNPNAAPSGAEEAEIQE